The DNA window AGGTCGCGGCGATAGAGCGCGTCGAGATCCTGGGCGCTGAGCCGAAGCACCCGTGAAGGAGCGATGGCCTGCACCGTGGCGGAGCGGGGCATCACGTCGAGGATCGACATCTCCCCGAACCAATCGTTCGGTCCGAGCACGGCCATCCGCGCCTCGAGGTTGCGCTTGGAGCGCTTCAGCACCTCGATTTCTCCGTCGAGCAGCACGAACATGTCTCGCCCGCTCTCCCCTTCGCGGAAAATCACGTGCCCCGGCTCGAGATCCTGCACCTCCAGCGAGCTGGCGAGGAGGCGGAGCACCTCGTCCGTGAGCCCACCGAAGAGGCCAATCTCGCGTAGCCGAGAGGCTAGATCAGGTTCCTGGATTGCGGGCATGCGGCCGATCCTAGCTCGCCTTCTCAGCGCTTGGGGCGAGGTCCTTGGTGAACACGATGCGCGGTCGCCCGGGGCCGGCGTAGTCCGCCACCTCGTCGGCGGACCACCCGAGCGCGGCGTGGAACCGCACTGAACCCTCGTTGCCGAGCGTGGTGATGGCCTTCATTGCCAGGCATCCCTCGCGCTGGCAGTCCTCCTCGAACGAGACGTAGAGCAGCTTGCCCACACCCCGGCGGCGGTAGCCCGGGTGGATCCCCACCAGGTGGACGTAGCCCACCGGCTCCTCGGGGCAGCGGAAACCGAGCAGGAACCCGACCATCTGCCCATCCGCCTCGACCACCCGCGCCAGCCTGCCGAGCTGATGGAAAAACATCGGATGAGCCAGCGCGCTGGTAGGACCGCCCCACCAGTGGTCGATCACGCGGACGATCTGTTCATAATCCAGCCTGGTCATCGGGCGTGTTTTCATCCAGCTCCCTGTCCTCCGATCAGCCTAGTACACCCTCCCCTGGCCGCGGAAGGCGCCCCCTGCTAGCCGTAGCGCGTGAGCCCTCCGAAGGTCCTGATCGCCCCGTCGATCCTGTCCGCTGATTTCGGTCGCCTCGCCGAGGAGGTGCGTGCCGTCGAGGCCGCCGGCGCCGACTGGATCCACGTCGACGTGATGGATGGTCGCTTCGTCCCCAACATCACCCTGGGGCCGGTCATCGTACGCGCCGTGCGCGCCGCCACCCGACTGCCGGTCGACGTGCACCTCATGATCGTCGAGCCCGAGCGCTACGTCGCCGATTTCGCCGACGCGGGCGCCGACCGGATCACCGTCCATGTCGAGGCGTCGACGCACCTGCACCGCACCGTCCAGCAGATCCGAGCCGCCGGCGCGCTCCCGGGCGTCACCCTCAACCCCCACACCTCCGAGGAGAGCCTTCGCTACATCCTCCCGGACGTCGATCTGGTCCTGGTCATGAGCGTCAACCCTGGTTTCGGAGGCCAGCGCTTCATCCCGGGCGCGCTCGACAAACTCCGCGCCCTGCGTTCCATGATCGACGCCACGGGCCGTGACATCGCCCTCGAGGTCGACGGCGGCGTCACCGCGGAGACGGCCCCCGACGTCATCGCCGCTGGCGCCCGGGTCCTCGTCGCCGGCTCCGCGGTCTTCGGCGCCGCCCGACCTGGCGTCACCGAAGACGAGCGCATCGCCAGCTACACGGACGCCATCCGCGCCCTGCGACCCCGCGCCGACGAGGCCTCGTGAGACGACCTGCCCCCGCGCTCGCCCTCGCCCTCTTCGCCACCGCCTGTGGTGGACCCACCTCCCCGACGACGACCCCCACGGCGCCCTCGTCCACGACTCCCCTCGTCGTCGCGTCCCCTGACGACCCCTCGTCGGAGGGTGTTGACGCTACGGCGTCCGAGACCGGCGCCGCGAACGCCGCCGCCCAGCAAGAGGTGCAGCGCATGCTCGCCATCGTCGCCCGGGCGCGTGGACTCCCGGTCCGACGCCTCGTCCCTGGCCGGGTCCTCGACCGCCCGGGCATCCTTGCGCGCATCCGCGAGCACGTCGCCCGCGAGATCCCTCCCGGCGTGCTCGGCTACCAGGGTGAAATCCTCGCTGCCCTCGAGATCATCCCCGCCGACTACGACTACCTGGCGGGCACCTACCGACTCATTCAAGGCCGCATCGCCGGCTTCTACGAGCCCGCCGACGCCTCCATGTACCTCGTCGACGATCTCGACGACGCCGAGGCGAAGGAGACGCTCGCCCACGAGCTCGTCCACGCCCTCCAGGACCAGAGCTACGACCTCGCCAAGCTCCTCCAGTACCGCCCTGGCGACAGCGACCGGCTCACGGCCGTCCACGCGCTCATCGAGGGCGACGCCACGAGCGCCATGCTCGACGTGGTGGCCGGCTCCGCGTTCGCCATCGACGAGGCCGTCCTCCGCAAGCTCGTCGCCGTCTCCACCGCGATGTCGACCGTGGGCGACACCCCGCGCGCGCTCCAGGAGTCGCTCGCCGTCCCCTACACCGACGGTTTCGCCTTCGTGCAGCGCCTTCGTCGAAAGGGCGGCTGGCCCGCCGTCGACGCCATCTGGCGTGCGCTCCCGGAGAGCACCGAGCAGCTCCTGCATCCCGAGAAGCTCGCCGCGCGCGAGCCGCCCATCCACGTCCCGGTCCCCCCCGTCGACCCGCTGGGGGCCGATTTTCTCCCCGTGTTCGACGACGTCATGGGCGAGCAAGCCCTGCGCATCACCTTCGAGGAGTACGTTCACCGCGACACCGCGGCGACCGCTGCCGCTGGCTGGGGCGGCGACCGCCTCGTGCTCGCGCGCCGCGCTTCCACCGAGGCCCCCGGCAGGACGGAGTACGCCCTCGCCTGGCGCCTGCGCTTCGACACCCCCGGCGACGCCGCGGAAGCGAGCCGCGTCCTCACCGCGCGCTTCGGCCGCACATGCCGCATGCGCCCTGATCTCGGCCCGATCTCCTGGGCTCACCAGGGCGCCGACATCGCCCTCGTCGCCGGCCCGTACGAGCGTGCCGCTGCAGCGACGCCTGCGCCCCCACCACCCGCCCTCGTCGACGACGACAGCCCCACGAGCCCCGCTCCCGCCGCGCGCGCGACCGGCAGCTGCGCTCGAGCGAAGACCTGGCTCGACAAGGTGCTCAAGACGCCGCTCGCCGGGCCCTGAGTCATCGGCGCGAGCATCACGAGGGCGCCGCGGTGCGAGCGTCAGCGCGATCACTGGGCGCCCGTGTCGACACGGTGGATCCAGCGTGGGCGCGCGCCATCGTCAGCGACGAACGCGCCGCACCTCATCGCGCCTCGCCATGCGCTGATCGTGGAGAGGGCGAGCGTCGTGGGCCTCCTCGCCGTTCAGGCCGCGTGGTACAACCTGGGGCAGGTAGAAAGTGCAGCCCTCGTGCATGCTTCGGGGCGCTGTGCTCATCCCGCCCGCGCTGCCGTCGCCGTACGGGCCACCCAGGGAGGCACGACATGAGCATCCTCGACGACGAAACCGCCATCTTCAACGTGGTGGTGAACCACGAAGAGCAGTACTCGATCTGGCCCGCCGACCGCGAGATCCCGCTCGGCTGGAAGACGGTCGGCAAGACCGGTCCCAAGAAGGAGTGCCTGGCCTACATCGAGGAGGTGTGGACCGACATGCGGCCCCTCAGCCTCCGCAAGAAGATGGAAGAGGCCGCGAAACAAGGCGGGAGCTGATCCCCGCCGCGCTGCTCGACCCATCCTCCCCGAGGACCTCGGGCGCGTCGGGACACGGGTGGGTCGGCACCAGCGTTGACAGGCGCCACGGAAAAAGGCACGAACCACCGCCACGTCATCTCCTGGAGGAGTGGCCGAGTGGTCGAAGGCAGCGGTTTTGAAAACCGCCGTTGGGGTAACTCAACCAGGGGTTCGAATCCCTTCTCCTCCGCCAGTTTTCGAAGATCCCGCGAGGCTGGGCGAAGAGCTGAGCGAACAGGTGGGTCCTGTGGATTTGGGTGGGGACGCTGAGTCTCGGCACGTTGAGCGAGGGTGTTAGGAACATCTGACCTTGCTCCCGTGGAGTCTGGCGTCCGAACGCCCGCTTTGCGTGTCGAATCGGGTCGAGAAGGTTGACTTTGGGACAATCTCCACGCGGAGTTCGGCATCCCACCTGCTGTCAGGCTCGTGTTCAGCCGTTACTCTGCAGCCATTGCGGACGCGCCACGTACCTGGCGACCTTCGGGAGACGCCGGGTCGATTAGGGCCTTGTAGATAGTGTAGCCCACCTCTTTGGGTCCCCCGACGGTAATGTCACCCTTTTTGCCGACCTTACCGGCGATGTTGAACCAGGCAGGGCCACGCTCCCAAATCACGCCGCGCAGCTTATTCACGAGTTCCTCACGCTTGATGAGGCGGCCTTCCTCGTCGTTGGCAAACGAGAGCAGGTCGTGCCCCATCGCGCCCAGTGCGGCGAGTACCGCACCCGTCGCCATGATGCCGTGCTGCTTATCTTCCAACTCCTTCGAGTAGATCTGACTGAGCAGCGAGAACCACTCGATGGCCACCTTCTGCACGTTGGCCACTTGCAAAGGCTGTAGGTCGAGAGGCTGCGCGCCACGCTGTACCCCCTTGATGCCCTCCGCCAGCGTGAGCACTCCGTTTCGCATTGCCGTGATTGTCACGAGGTCGGACGAATTCTTCCCAACCTGCCGCGAAGCCGTGTTGATGCGCCCAGTGAAGAGCGGAATCTGCTTCTCAAGCACGCGGACGATGCGCATCGCAGGGTCTTTCGTGTTCATTGCGAGGGCCACGCCAGCATTCGGTGTTACTCCGCGCACGTTCAAGTCGTAGAAAGCGTTGCGAGCCCATTCCGCCGAGCGGCCGTGACAAATCTTGATGGTGACGATCGTGTCTGCCATCTCTGGACGGCGCTCAAGGGCCACGTAGCGTGCAGCGAGCTGGGTCTCACCATCGATGGCAATCAACCGCAGGCTGTAGGGGACGGCGACCTGACCAAGTGGCGCCTGTGGGAAGCGCTGGACACGAAGCGGGGTCGCAGTCCACAGGATGACCTCCGGCACCGCGCCATCCTCACCGTCTAGCAGCGTGCTTTCGAGGTACTCGCTGTAAGGCTGCACGTTGCTCGCCTTCGCTGACGATTTGGAACCGAATAGTCGCTGCACTTCACGCCGCTTCTCATAGAGTGCGGCGAGCTCAGCGCTTTTAGCCCGCAGCTTCGGGTTCTCGCTCTCACGCGGATCGAGAGTGAGCAGCATGAGCTGCCCCTGCGTGATAGCGGCTACGAGTGTATGCTCATCGGCAATAGCGCCCAGGACCAGCTGACCGTTGTGAGACGTGAGAGTATTCTGGATATCCGTTTCCATCGCTCTCGCCCTTCGCTTGCTCAAGAGATGGACCCGCCTTGGCTGCACTTGCAGCCGTTGCGCCTTCGGGGGCCATCGGTTCAACGCCTGGGTCGCTGGAACGACCCAGGCGTTTTCATCTGAGTCGGTATTCACTATTTGCTTCACTCGAGTCAATAAATAAGGACACAAATGAGAACTCAGGTTGGTATTTTGTCAGATCCAGGAAAACTTAGTTTGATCCTGTTCATTGGCTCAGTATCCAACTGGGCATCAGGACCGATTCGACGGTACGCACTGCCACAACACGGCTGATAGGGGTACTGCTGTGGTGATCTGCCCGCCACGGTCAGCGACGTGCGCGAATTCTAGGGGCCAATGCTTGACGCGCAGGAGGTTGCGCATGGCGGCATCCCATCGTTGGAACCGACACCACCACCTATGCGTGCTCGCAGGTTACGGACTCACGTGTGTGCGTCACATCGGCTGGGCGGGAATATGGTCGTTGCGATTTGATTCCGCCGCCCAACAGCGAATGAGCCAGCAGTCCGTCACTCGCAAGGCGTCTGAGGAGCGGCCACGTACGCTCGGCCGAGTTCCGTCAGCACCCCGTCGCTTCCCAGGAGGCTCGCGTTCGCCACGTTGTCGGCGCGACCAGAGAACCACGCATACCGAGCGATGCGCGGCTCGTTCTCCAGGTACGCGAGCGCGTCGACCAGGAACGCCTCTTGTTCGGCGAGTGAACCGGCGTTGTCACAGGCGAACTCGGTCAGCCAGATCGGCTGGTCGAACCGCGCCTTGTAGCGCTCGATCTGATCGATGAGCCACCGCGCCTTGTTGGTCCCGTCGCCCTGGCACGCCGTGTAGATGTGGACGCCGATGGCGTCGACGCGGCACCCCGCACACGCCGCGAAGAAATCGTCCAGGTATGTGAAGGGATCCGTCTCCTGGCACGATCCGCCGCAGTAGTTCACGGCGGGCGACACCAGCTCGAGCCCCCGCGCACTGGCGATCGCCTCCACGTGAGGCCAGAGGGCTGCGGCCTCGGACGCCGACAGGTTGGCCTGCTCCCCGAAGTTCGGCTCGTTGAACCCGAGAAGAAAGCGCACCCCTCCGGGCATCTCGTCCGCGATCTGCGTGGCACGC is part of the Chondromyces crocatus genome and encodes:
- a CDS encoding cyclic nucleotide-binding domain-containing protein, which gives rise to MPAIQEPDLASRLREIGLFGGLTDEVLRLLASSLEVQDLEPGHVIFREGESGRDMFVLLDGEIEVLKRSKRNLEARMAVLGPNDWFGEMSILDVMPRSATVQAIAPSRVLRLSAQDLDALYRRDLKAYALLVLNIAREMSRRLRVADGLLADFVANMLDEYMRPRSPPRRT
- a CDS encoding GNAT family N-acetyltransferase, coding for MKTRPMTRLDYEQIVRVIDHWWGGPTSALAHPMFFHQLGRLARVVEADGQMVGFLLGFRCPEEPVGYVHLVGIHPGYRRRGVGKLLYVSFEEDCQREGCLAMKAITTLGNEGSVRFHAALGWSADEVADYAGPGRPRIVFTKDLAPSAEKAS
- the rpe gene encoding ribulose-phosphate 3-epimerase, which translates into the protein MSPPKVLIAPSILSADFGRLAEEVRAVEAAGADWIHVDVMDGRFVPNITLGPVIVRAVRAATRLPVDVHLMIVEPERYVADFADAGADRITVHVEASTHLHRTVQQIRAAGALPGVTLNPHTSEESLRYILPDVDLVLVMSVNPGFGGQRFIPGALDKLRALRSMIDATGRDIALEVDGGVTAETAPDVIAAGARVLVAGSAVFGAARPGVTEDERIASYTDAIRALRPRADEAS
- a CDS encoding MbtH family protein gives rise to the protein MSILDDETAIFNVVVNHEEQYSIWPADREIPLGWKTVGKTGPKKECLAYIEEVWTDMRPLSLRKKMEEAAKQGGS
- a CDS encoding DNA sulfur modification protein DndB; the encoded protein is METDIQNTLTSHNGQLVLGAIADEHTLVAAITQGQLMLLTLDPRESENPKLRAKSAELAALYEKRREVQRLFGSKSSAKASNVQPYSEYLESTLLDGEDGAVPEVILWTATPLRVQRFPQAPLGQVAVPYSLRLIAIDGETQLAARYVALERRPEMADTIVTIKICHGRSAEWARNAFYDLNVRGVTPNAGVALAMNTKDPAMRIVRVLEKQIPLFTGRINTASRQVGKNSSDLVTITAMRNGVLTLAEGIKGVQRGAQPLDLQPLQVANVQKVAIEWFSLLSQIYSKELEDKQHGIMATGAVLAALGAMGHDLLSFANDEEGRLIKREELVNKLRGVIWERGPAWFNIAGKVGKKGDITVGGPKEVGYTIYKALIDPASPEGRQVRGASAMAAE
- a CDS encoding glycoside hydrolase family protein, whose amino-acid sequence is MIHETKTRGWVGVVMAGLISLAACSSSNGSPMSSTGSGGSGASTSGSGDGGAGAMGGGPPSSQPTGCKRGVAYGYHSQADMLALSPAVSWWYNWTHVPDEGVRPDAYTTIGVEYVPMVWGGGGLDAARATQIADEMPGGVRFLLGFNEPNFGEQANLSASEAAALWPHVEAIASARGLELVSPAVNYCGGSCQETDPFTYLDDFFAACAGCRVDAIGVHIYTACQGDGTNKARWLIDQIERYKARFDQPIWLTEFACDNAGSLAEQEAFLVDALAYLENEPRIARYAWFSGRADNVANASLLGSDGVLTELGRAYVAAPQTPCE